The Cyclobacterium amurskyense genome contains the following window.
ACCCTTTACGAAGATTTTGTAACCGAAAGGGTATTGGAAGGACATCGCATCGTAGGATTGTATCCGCTCACCTTAGAAGCGAATAAAAAAGAATTTGAGCTGTGGAAACAAAAAATGGAGGCTTCAAAGGACTGAATCAAATAGCCTGAATTGAACCGCAGCCTGAGCCTGTCGAAGGGAACGGTTCAATTTAGGCAACACTTCAACCCGAAATATGCAATAGACATTCTATTACGTGCTGAAATCGCTTTAAAATCAGCCACTTCGTTGCTGTTTTCAATTTCACCATAGCGGTGCTATGCTAAAATCTCCAAACAGTCTGATTTTCTTGCGATTGCAACACTTCCCGTAAACACGGGACAGGCTATTACGAATCCTATTACATAATCCGGGTTCAATGAATTAGTAAAAGGGTGCCTGGTATAATGCTTTTTATGGGGAATGGTTTTCTTTTTTTAAGTTTTTGGGCAGAGCGTTTGAAAAAGTAGATATTTTTAAGTAATTCGTTGTTCTAATTTACCTTTTTAATGACAGTAACCTTTGATTTAGGCGTTTTTTGGATTCAGATCAAACCGATTTATTATTTTACCTCTAATTGAATGGGGACTGAAATTTTATTTGCGTAGTTACTTTTAGATCAATAAATAATTTTTGAGCCATCAGGTTCTATTTAATATTAGTTATACCAACAATGAAAAAACTTTTTATATTAATTATTTTCATCCAAATAGCTTCACCTGTTTTTGCTCAAAAAGAAGCGAATAATTGGGCGCTTTCGAATTATCAGCTAGACTTTAATGCAGAGGAGCCTGAAGTGCATTTCGAATATGCTGAATACCTCAATGTGGGATTAGGACTAATAAGCGATGAAAATGGAGATTTGCTGTTTTATTCTGATGGGTATTCTATTTGGAATAAAAATCATCAGTTGATGCCTAACGGATCTGAAGTAATTCCTTCTCCAGAAGGTTTAACTTCCCGAGAGTCATTGGTAATCCCTCACCCTTCAGACAATCAATTGTACTATTTATTTACTGTAGATCCCTGGGAAGGTTTTGAGTCTTCGGGCCTCTATTACTCAGTCATTGATATGACTCTTGAAAGTGGTTTAGGAGATGTAAAGAGCAAGGGGAAAAAAATATTAGCCAATACCAGCAAACGAATTACAGCCGCACTTCATGAAAATTTAGAAGATTATTGGGTGGTAGTACATGAATACAATACCAACAATTATTATTCCTTCTTGGTTAATTCGGAAGGTATTTCAAATAGGCCTGTTGTCAGTCAAATAGGAGGAGCTTATGAACTTTTTCAAGGGCAATTGAAGTTTTCTCCCGATGGAAGAAGAATAGCATCCAGCCGAGAATATGACAATTTAAATAATACATCTTTAGATTTATTTGATTTTGACTCTGGCACAGGAAAGTTGACCAATGGAATTAATTTAGTCCTTCCAGCTAAGAGAACTAGTTATGGTGTAGCGTTCTCGTCAGATGCTAAAAAACTCTACGTAAGCCAAGAAGGTAGTTCAGGTGAAAGTGGACTGTATCAGTTTGACCTTGAATTTTCAGACAAGGCATCAATCCAAGATTCTCGAAAACTTTTGCACAGGGAGGTATTTAATCAATTTCGCTTTTTACAATTGGCAACAAATGGAAAAATCTACATAACAAAAGGTGGAGGAGGAGGTGGAACTGAGCACTTGGGGGTGATATCAAATGTTAATGAAATCGCTGAAAATGTTGTAGTTGAGGAAAATGGTTTTTTTACTGAAGGGGGCTATTCACTTGCCAACGCTACCCCAAACTTTATACAGAATTACTTCTTCAAAACAAGTTTTCTTCAAGAGGGGACCTGTCAATCCTCTCCCACTAATTTTAGAATAACCAATCCATATCTTTTAAAATCAGCGCATTGGGATTTTGGAGATGGGGCTACATCCGTAGAGACCAATCCTCAACATACTTATATTGAAGCAGGAACTTATGCAGTTACCCTCACAGCTAATTACGCTGATCATTCGGATGTAATTACCAGAGATATAACGATTGATCCATTTCCGGTCCTAGAACTTGGAGAGGCCTTGGAATTGTGTTCTGGCTCCAAATTAACTGTTGAAGATTTATATGCGTCTTATCGTTGGAGTACAGGAGATACAACGAATACAACCAGGGTTAGCCAGACTGGTTATTATATTATTGAGGTTACGAATGAATTTGGATGTGCTTCTAAAGATTCGGTATATATTGATGTCGTGGAATTACCGGAGATCAACCTTCCTGATACACTTTCTCTTGGAATTGATCCAGTTGAAATTAATCCTGGACAATTCAATAATTACGCTTGGAGTACAGGCGAAATCACTCCCTCAATTTTTATTGCGCAGCCAGGTTGGTATTCAATACTTGTGTCAAATGAAATTGGATGTGAATCAGCTAAATCATTTTACGTAAGTGATGATTCTGAAATACAGGAAAAGCCAAATAAATGGATTCGCCTTAACCCGCATCCCTCATCTCTAGCGGGAACTGACATTGTTTTTGTCGATGATTTTTCAGGATTTGTCGTTAACAGTGAGGAGTTGCTTATAACTAAAGACCAAGGGAGTAACTGGGAGAAATTAATGAATTTAGACAATGGTTTCAGGATCAGTTTCAAAGATGGTTATGGGATCATTATCGGTAGTAGAGGGGCAATATACAAATCAACTTATAAAGGAGAAGGGTGGAACCTATTGGAGATAAACCTTAATGATAAGCTCAACAGTATCAGTCAGCTCAGCAAAGAAACCTTTTTCATTACAGGTGATAGCACTTTATATAAAACTTTTGATGGAGGGGTAACCTGGAGTGAATTGGAGATCCCAGATGTGACCGTTGAAGATGCTTATTTTATCAGTGAAAATATAGGCCATGTAGTCTGTAAGAATGGTGTTATTAAGAAAACAATTGATGGTGGAGAGACTTGGTATTTGACGGAAGCTTCAAATACAGCTCCTTCTAATTTTTTCAGGGTCACTTTTGTCAATGAACAAATTGGTTATGCAACACAAGAACATAGTGAAGTATACAAAACTACAGATGGAGGAGAAACATGGCATGAAATAACATCACTTGATGCAGCTTACGCAATACAATTTATTGATAAGAATATTGGGTTTATTGCTGGTGAAGATGGCGTCATTCACAAAACTGAAGATGGTGGAGATACATGGGATTGGCTAGGGTTTGATGGTAGAGAATTCGGAAATAGCCTTTATGGTATTCATTTTATTAACACAAACCTAGGGTTTGCCACAGGGCTAGGTGGTAGAATTATCCGGACTTTTGATGGGGGAAAAACTTGGGAAAACTATAGCATCACTTACGGTGAAATCTCAAACGTAGAAGTTACATCAAATGAAACAGTGTATGTGCATGTGGGTAATGATATCATTAAATCGACAAATCAAGGGGAAGAGCTGATCAACTTGGGTAGTCCCTTTATAGATCAGAAAACACAAGAAATTGACTTTATAAGTAATGAAATTGGGTTTGCCTTAGTAGGTGGCACACCTGGTTCTTCAGGGATTAGTAAAAAGGTTCTAAAAACAGTTGATGGGGGGCTAACATGGTCCTTACAAAATAGGAATGATATTGAATATGGATCTAATGGCCTTATAGCTATGAATTTTATAGATGAAAATACAGGATTCATAAGCGGAAGTAGAGGGCAGATATTTAAAACAGTGGACAGTGGCATTTCATGGACAGAAATTAATTCCCCAGGAGATAGAATTGGAGAATTTCAGTTTACTGATTCGGATATAGGATATGCATTTAACACCTACAGTTACTACAACCGGGTTTTTAAAACAATGGATAAAGGGGA
Protein-coding sequences here:
- a CDS encoding YCF48-related protein; translation: MKKLFILIIFIQIASPVFAQKEANNWALSNYQLDFNAEEPEVHFEYAEYLNVGLGLISDENGDLLFYSDGYSIWNKNHQLMPNGSEVIPSPEGLTSRESLVIPHPSDNQLYYLFTVDPWEGFESSGLYYSVIDMTLESGLGDVKSKGKKILANTSKRITAALHENLEDYWVVVHEYNTNNYYSFLVNSEGISNRPVVSQIGGAYELFQGQLKFSPDGRRIASSREYDNLNNTSLDLFDFDSGTGKLTNGINLVLPAKRTSYGVAFSSDAKKLYVSQEGSSGESGLYQFDLEFSDKASIQDSRKLLHREVFNQFRFLQLATNGKIYITKGGGGGGTEHLGVISNVNEIAENVVVEENGFFTEGGYSLANATPNFIQNYFFKTSFLQEGTCQSSPTNFRITNPYLLKSAHWDFGDGATSVETNPQHTYIEAGTYAVTLTANYADHSDVITRDITIDPFPVLELGEALELCSGSKLTVEDLYASYRWSTGDTTNTTRVSQTGYYIIEVTNEFGCASKDSVYIDVVELPEINLPDTLSLGIDPVEINPGQFNNYAWSTGEITPSIFIAQPGWYSILVSNEIGCESAKSFYVSDDSEIQEKPNKWIRLNPHPSSLAGTDIVFVDDFSGFVVNSEELLITKDQGSNWEKLMNLDNGFRISFKDGYGIIIGSRGAIYKSTYKGEGWNLLEINLNDKLNSISQLSKETFFITGDSTLYKTFDGGVTWSELEIPDVTVEDAYFISENIGHVVCKNGVIKKTIDGGETWYLTEASNTAPSNFFRVTFVNEQIGYATQEHSEVYKTTDGGETWHEITSLDAAYAIQFIDKNIGFIAGEDGVIHKTEDGGDTWDWLGFDGREFGNSLYGIHFINTNLGFATGLGGRIIRTFDGGKTWENYSITYGEISNVEVTSNETVYVHVGNDIIKSTNQGEELINLGSPFIDQKTQEIDFISNEIGFALVGGTPGSSGISKKVLKTVDGGLTWSLQNRNDIEYGSNGLIAMNFIDENTGFISGSRGQIFKTVDSGISWTEINSPGDRIGEFQFTDSDIGYAFNTYSYYNRVFKTMDKGENWELIYENSGDPIYAIHFIDNEVGYLIGDPELGLHKTSNGGDTWEAIDIPSGWFKDVYFHNENYGFICNENGYVFETLDGGKNWEPTNELSGIMSFSSHQKEIYAYGVNGNLLRTNILLSDQFRLSSLEVADYRETKTTLLNMELLSSIDNLVVSLELSSEGSTIGLYEYGIVNAGTENLEWELSNLEDNSTYYCRIKIEFGDEVFFSEQIMFDTFLSDPILGLEEGFGKDIVIYPNPTENFLKIEGFDNLLEAVLLNLNGVEIKKELVNPYTMDLSDIAPGIYILLLNGKTHHVFRQVIVR